A genomic region of Seriola aureovittata isolate HTS-2021-v1 ecotype China chromosome 21, ASM2101889v1, whole genome shotgun sequence contains the following coding sequences:
- the skap1 gene encoding src kinase-associated phosphoprotein 1: MGTIPNDIRRLLDDCEVFISDILQNEDLSELAQESRKVLLNNFRVVHGRNPQEFPIPYSADEDGSDDNRSSSLGRSAPSDDASVASDYQDDGGPEYFGDIPFVAAQDLSNILKQGYLEKKRKDHSFFGSEWQKRWCVLNNSIFYYFGSEKDKQQKGSFYINYYSAQLVPNLRKDTKKNCCFELIAHGRRSFQFTASSPQEAREWVDQINFVLRDLSSSLIPFDDDEEEEEETYDDIEGVTGPPPPGPGAAQASQSRKRESEEVDEEDEDIYEVLPEEDFPDHMDESSEKNNKPAWSSDYANYYQGLWDCEADEPDELCFHRGDLIYIISKEYNIHGWWVGELNGTVGIVPKDFLHPAYIL, translated from the exons ATGGGGACAATTCCGAACGACATTAGAAGACTTTTGGACG ACTGTGAGGTGTTTATATCAGACATCCTTCAAAATGAAGACCTCAGTGAACTTGCTCAAGAGTCACGGAAAGTCTTACTGAATAACTTCAGGGTTGTCCATGGAAG AAACCCTCAGGAGTTTCCCATCCCAT ACTCAGCGGATGAAGACGGTTCTGATGACAACCGCAGCTCCAGTCTGGGTCGCTCTGCCCCATCTGACGACGCTTCAGTAGCCTCTGACTACCAGGATGATGGGGGCCCTGAGT ACTTTGGGGACATCCCCTTTGTGGCTGCCCAGGACCTCAGCAACATCTTGAAGCAAGGCTACTTGGAGAAGAAACGTAAAG accACAGCTTCTTTGGCTCTGAGTGGCAGAAGAGATGGTGTGTCCTGAATAACTCAATATTCTACTACTTTGGGAGTGAAAAAG ATAAACAGCAAAAGGGTTCCTTTTATATAAACTACTACAGTGCACAGCTGGTTCCCAACCTGAGAAAAGACACCAAGAAAAATTGCTGTTTTGAGCTCATTGCACATGGACGGCGCTCATTCCAG TTCACTGCCAGCAGCCCTCAAGAGGCCAGAGAATGGGTGGACCAAATCAATTTTGTACTTAGAG ATCTTAGCTCCAGCCTCATTCCTTTCGATgacgatgaagaggaggaagaggagacctATGATGACATTGAGGGGGTGACTGGCCCTCCCCCGCCAGGGCCCGGTGCCGCCCAGGCCTCTCAGAGCCGCAAACGGGAGTCGGAGGAGGTCgacgaggaggatgaggatATCTACGAGGTGCTGCCAG aAGAGGATTTTCCAGATCATAtggatgagagcagtgagaagAACAACAAACCAG CTTGGTCATCAGATTACGCTAACTACTACCAGGGTTTATGGGATTGCGAGGCCGACGAGCCAGATGAGCTGTGCTTCCACAGAGGGGATCTCATCTACATCATCAGCAAG GAGTACAACATTCACGGCTGGTGGGTCGGCGAGCTGAACGGCACTGTGGGTATCGTCCCCAAGGACTTCCTGCACCCTGCTTACATCCTCTAA